In Capsicum annuum cultivar UCD-10X-F1 chromosome 7, UCD10Xv1.1, whole genome shotgun sequence, one genomic interval encodes:
- the LOC107876997 gene encoding uncharacterized protein LOC107876997 has protein sequence MWRLLVTMRQNLQNMGKSPRVADENMINNNEVRRSTRQHNWTGFSIIYGVFRAPFALFSCVNQPRINGTDGVWVSGEFSQISEMNHLMVSDSMRYAILM, from the coding sequence ATGTGGAGGTTATTAGTAACAATGAGGCAAAATTTGCAAAATATGGGAAAAAGTCCAAGAGTTGCTgatgaaaatatgataaataataatgAGGTTAGAAGATCAACAAGGCAACATAATTGGACAGGATTTTCGATTATTTATGGCGTATTTCGCGCACCGTTCGCGTTATTTTCGTGTGTAAATCAACCTCGAATCAATGGAACAGATGGTGTTTGGGTTTCTGGAGAATTTTCACAAATTTCTGAAATGAATCATCTTATGGTTAGTGATAGTATGCGTTATGCAATATTgatgtga